A window of Ranitomeya variabilis isolate aRanVar5 chromosome 2, aRanVar5.hap1, whole genome shotgun sequence contains these coding sequences:
- the LOC143808988 gene encoding uncharacterized protein LOC143808988 codes for MAGVDIKLCQAEEIKAQKELAKMNRQIQEETFDIETDDEDKLEEGKEEEDTEEDNIYQELESLEEMDNIPEEAAEDPGPSERKRMKLSFARGVKEILNMKLSIVLDRCKLSDRNATRILIATLEALNLDPLEYKVSKTLLHSRRQTFREQYTKNMLDKVNIPEKEPVVVHWDGKLLPGVLKNEQCERIAIAISYGEKEQLLGVPVTASSSGDEQAVAVYECLQEWGLPNTVKAMCFDTAASNTGRLKGACVLLEQMLGRELLHLACRHHILEIVLRGVFDTKMGSTTGPHADIFKRFLTAWPKIDKGKYDTGISDKLIQKQLTTEVIANVTAEFETKLTESHPRDDYKELLQLVLVFVGSLDGNVVGFRTPGAIHHARWMAKAIYCLKMFIFRRQFKMSKEEESSMRAISVFLVKIYCKAWFNAPKAHLAPKQDLGILHSLLDYKECDNDIAEIALTKFSNLLWYLNAELVGLSFFDPNITDDEKLLMANKLLSSTDEASEHARVVNPKVKKEKVKEVVDGGLLNLLTKETFTFFDRFNIKTDFLRQNPNTWPQNNDFQEGLKIVKTLKVVNDMAECGVKLITDFNDLLTKNEEQKQYVLQVVSKCRALYSDVSKTTLTKPLE; via the exons ATGGCTGGAGTGGACATCAAGTTGTGTCAAGCTGAAGAAATCAAGGCGCAAAAGGAACTTGCAAAAATGAACCGACAAATCCAAGAAGAAACTTTTGATATTG agacggatgatgaagacaagctcgaagaaggaaaagaagaagaagatactgaagaggacaacatctaccaggaacttgagagcttggaggaaatggacaacatccctgaagaagctgcagaagatCCAGGACCATCTGAGAGAAAGAGGATGAAACTTTCATTTGCAAGGGGCGTTAAAGAGATTTTAAACATGAAATTATCCATTGTGTTAGATCGATGTAAGTTATCTGACAGAAATGCCACGAGAATTTTAATAGCTACTCTAGAAGCACTAAACCTTGACCCTCTTGAGTACAAAGTCTCGAAAACTTTATTACATTCTAGAAGGCAAACGTTCAGAGAACAATATACTAAAAACATGTTAGATAAAGTAAACATTCCTGAAAAAGAGCCCGTGGTTGTCCATTGGGACGGTAAACTTTTACCGGGTGTTTTAAAAAATGAGCAATGTGAGCGAATAGCTATTGCTATTTCATATGGCGAAAAGGAACAGCTGCTGGGAGTTCCTGTAACAGCAAGCAGCTCTGGAGATGAGCAAGCCGTAGCCGTATATGAATGCCTACAGGAATGGGGTCTTCCCAACACCGTCAAGGCGATGTGCTTCGACACTGCAGCATCGAACACGGGAAGACTCAAAGGAGCATGCGTCCTATTGGAGCAAATGTTAGGAAGAGAATTGCTACACCTAGCTTGCCGTCACCATATCTTGGAAATTGTGTTAAGAGGCGTATTCGACACAAAAATGGGATCAACCACTGGACCTCATGCAGACATTTTCAAAAGATTCCTCACTGCGTGGCCCAagatagacaaaggaaaatacgaCACAGGTATCAGTGACAAGCTAATACAAAAGCAGCTAACTACAGAAGTAATTGCAAATGTTACTGCTGAATTCGAGACCAAATTAACTGAGAGCCACCCCAGAGATGACTACAAGGAGCTGTTGCAGTTGGTTCTCGTATTTGTTGGATCACTAGACGGCAATGTTGTGGGTTTTAGAACTCCAGGAGCCATTCATCACgctaggtggatggcaaaggctatTTACTgcttaaaaatgttcatttttcgtcGTCAATTTAAGATGTCTAAAGAAGAAGAAAGTTCTATGCGTGCCATTTCTGTTTTCCTAGTTAAAATTTATTGTAAAGCTTGGTTCAATGCTCCAAAAGCTCATCTTGCGCCAAAGCAAGATTTAGGTATTTTGCATAGTCTGTTAGACTATAAAGAATGTGACAACGACATTGCAGAAATAGCCCTGACCAAATTTTCTAACCTTTTGTGGTATTTGAATGCAGAGTTGGTGGGATTATCGTTTTTTGATCCCAACATTACAGACGATGAAAAGTTGTTAATGGCTAATAAATTGCTCAGTAGCACAGATGAAGCATCAGAGCACGCTAGGGTTGTAAATCCAAAAGttaagaaagaaaaagtaaaagaggtCGTTGATGGAGGATTGTTAAATTTACTTACCAAAGAAACATTTACATTCTTTGACCGATTTAATATAAAAACGGATTTCCTAAGACAAAATCCAAACACCTGGCCTCAAAATAATGACTTCCAAGAAGGATTGAAAATTGTCAAAACATTAAAAGTAGTTAATGATATGGCTGAGTGTGGTGTTAAATTAATAACCGACTTTAACGACCTTCTGACAAAAAATGAAGAGCAAAAGCAATATGTCCTGCAAGTTGTAAGCAAATGCCGAGCATTATATTCTGACGTTTCAAAAACTACTTTAACAAAACCTCTAGAATAG